A portion of the Thunnus maccoyii chromosome 20, fThuMac1.1, whole genome shotgun sequence genome contains these proteins:
- the aldh18a1 gene encoding delta-1-pyrroline-5-carboxylate synthase isoform X2 — protein MLLQRLTLCSRIPPDSLRHVRWLLTRPLLQAPQGRAHGSSFAHRGELRQAKRIVVKLGSAVVTRGDECGLALGRLASIVEQVAMLQNQGREMMIVTSGAVAFGKQRLRHEILLSQSVRQALHSGQNQLKDMSLPVLEARACAAAGQSGLMALYEAMFTQYSTCTAQVLVTNLDFHDDQKRQNLNSTLQELLRMNIVPIINTNDAVVPPPEPNSDLQGVISIKDNDSLAARLAVEMKADLLIALSDVEGLYNSPPGTDDAKLIDIFYPGDQQSITYGTKSRVGIGGMEAKVKAALWALQGGTSVVIANGTHPKVTGQVITDIVEGKKVGTFFSEIKPAGPTVEQQTEMARSTGRTLASLHPDQRSEIICHLAELLTERKEEILAANKMDMDLAVNAGHLPPAMLKRLSLSPAKLNSLAIGLRQIAVAAQDSVGRVLRRTRVAHNLELEQITVPIGVLLVIFEARPDCLPQVSALAIASGNALLLKGGKEAANTNRVLHQLAQEALSMHGVKEAIQLVSTREEVEDLCRLDKMIDLIIPRGSSQLVRDIQRATKGIPVLGHSEGICHVYVDVDASVDKVIKIVRDSKCDYPAACNAMETLLIHRDILRTPLFDQIIDMLRNERVKIHAGPRFVSYLTFSPSEAKSLRTEYGDLECCVEVVDSMQEAVDHIHKYGSSHTDVIITENEDTAEQFLQQLDSACVFRNASSRFADGYRFGLGAEVGISTARIHARGPVGLEGLLTTKWVLRGDGHTAADFSENGTMKYLHENLPIGQPLAGQRDSN, from the exons ATGCTGCTGCAGAGGCTGACACTGTGTTCAAGGATCCCACCGGATTCCCTGAGACACGTACGCTGGTTGCTCACCAGACCACTGTTGCAAG CTCCCCAGGGAAGGGCCCATGGCAGCTCCTTTGCCCACCGCGGTGAACTGCGCCAGGCTAAGAGGATTGTAGTCAAGCTCGGCAGTGCTGTGGTCACCCGCGGTGATGAGTGTGGTCTGGCTCTGGGGAGGCTGGCCTCCATCGTGGAGCAG GTGGCAATGCTGCAGAATCAAGGCAGGGAGATGATGATTGTCACCAGTGGAGCAGTGGCCTTTGGCAAGCAAAGGTTAAGACACGAGATCCTGCTGTCTCAGAGTGTCCGACAGGCCCTGCACTCTGGACAAAATCAACTCAAAGATATG TCTCTGCCAGTGCTTGAGGCCCGGGCCTGCGCTGCGGCTGGACAGAGCGGTCTGATGGCCCTATATGAGGCCATGTTCACCCAGTACAGCACCTGCACCGCACAG GTCCTTGTGACAAATCTGGATTTCCATGATGACCAAAAGAGGCAGAACCTCAACAGCACGCTGCAGGAGCTGTTGCGCATGAACATCGTGCCCATTATCAACACAAACGATGCCGTGGTGCCCCCGCCGGAGCCCAACAGCGACCTGCAGGGG GTGATCAGCATTAAGGACAATGACAGCCTGGCGGCGCGGCTAGCTGTAGAGATGAAGGCTGACCTCCTCATCGCACTGTCTGACGTGGAAG GACTGTACAACAGCCCCCCTGGGACAGATGACGCCAAGCTCATTGACATCTTCTACCCTGGAGACCAGCAGTCCATCACCTATGGTACGAAGTCCAGAGTTGGAATTGGAGGCATGGAGGCTAAG gtCAAAGCTGCCCTCTGGGCGCTGCAAGGTGGCACCTCAGTGGTCATTGCGAATGGCACTCACCCCAAAGTAACAGGTCAGGTCATCACTGACATTGTGGAGGGCAAGAAGGTGGGCACCTTCTTCTCTGAGATCAAACCTGCTG GCCCAACTGTagagcagcagacagaaatGGCACGCAGCACTGGAAGAACACTGGCATCTCTGCACCCAGACCAG AGGAGTGAGATAATCTGCCATCTAGCAGAGCTTTTGActgaaaggaaggaagagattCTGGCTGCCAACAAGATGGACATGGACCTGGCTGTCAATGCAG GCCATTTGCCACCTGCCATGCTGAAGCGTCTGAGCCTGTCACCAGCCAAACTTAACAGTTTGGCTATAGGTCTGCGTCAGATAGCTGTAGCAGCCCAGGACAGTGTGGGTCGTGTGCTGCGCAGGACCAGGGTGGCTCACAACCTGGAGCTGGAGCAGATCACTGTGCCCATTGGGGTTCTTTTGGTCATCTTTGAAGCTCGACCTGACTGCCTGCCACAG GTGTCAGCCTTGGCCATAGCTAGTGGCAACGCCCTCCTTCTGAAGGGAGGCAAGGAGGCGGCCAACACCAACCGTGTCCTCCACCAGCTCGCCCAGGAAGCCCTTTCCATGCACGGAGTCAAAGAGGCTATTCAACTG GTGAGCACTCGTGAGGAGGTGGAGGATCTGTGCCGACTGGACAAGATGATTGATTTGATTATCCCAAGAGGTTCATCCCAGCTGGTGCGAGACATTCAGCGGGCGACCAAGGGCATTCCAGTGCTGGGTCACAGCGAGGGAATCTGCCATGTCTACGTCGATGTAGATGCCAGTGTCGACAAAGTCATTAAGATTG TCAGAGACTCAAAGTGTGATTACCCAGCTGCATGTAATGCCATGGAAACTCTGCTGATCCACCGGGACATCCTCAGGACGCCGCTGTTTGACCAGATCATTGACATGCTGCGCAATGAACGA GTGAAGATCCATGCAGGCCCTCGGTTCGTGTCCTACCTGACATTTAGCCCGTCAGAGGCCAAGTCATTGCGGACAGAGTACGGTGACCTGGAGTGCTGTGTGGAGGTGGTGGACAGCATGCAGGAGGCTGTGGACCATATACACAAGTATGGCAGCTCTCACACGGACGTTATCATCACAGAAAACG aggacacagcagagcagttcctgcagcagctggacaGCGCCTGTGTTTTCCGGAACGCCAGCTCACGTTTTGCTGATGGCTACCGCTTTGGACTGG GAGCAGAGGTAGGTATCAGCACGGCGCGTATCCATGCCCGGGGCCCCGTGGGCCTGGAGGGGCTGCTCACAACCAAGTGGGTTCTGAGAGGTGATGGGCACACGGCAGCCGACTTCTCTGAGAACGGTACCATGAAGTACCTCCATGAAAACCTGCCTATCGGGCAGCCTCTAGCTGGGCAGAGGGACAGCAACTAG
- the crygmx gene encoding crystallin, gamma MX produces the protein MGKITFFEDRNFQGRHYECSTDCPEMQNFFTRCNSIKVDSGCWVAYEKPNYGGYQYMLHKGEYPDYQRWAGFNDCIRSCRMVPPYAGNYRMKIFERSDFAGQNMELMDDCPDLHERFHTRDISSVNVMEGYWILHEHPHYRGRQYFLRPGEYRRHSEWGSNSPTIGSLRRVTDIN, from the exons ATGGGCAAG ATTACCTTCTTCGAAGACAGGAACTTCCAGGGTCGTCACTATGAGTGCAGCACTGACTGCCCTGAGATGCAAAACTTCTTCACTCGCTGTAACTCTATAAAAGTGGACAGCGGTTGTTGGGTGGCCTACGAGAAGCCCAATTATGGCGGCTACCAGTACATGCTGCACAAGGGCGAGTACCCCGACTACCAGCGCTGGGCAGGCTTCAATGACTGTATCCGCTCCTGCCGTATGGTGCCACCT TATGCTGGGAACTACAGGATGAAGATATTTGAGCGATCTGACTTTGCAGGCCAGAATATGGAGCTAATGGATGACTGCCCAGATCTGCATGAGCGTTTCCACACCCGTGACATCTCATCTGTCAATGTTATGGAGGGCTACTGGATTCTACATGAACACCCACATTACAGGGGACGCCAGTACTTCTTGCGCCCTGGCGAGTACAGGAGACACAGTGAGTGGGGAAGCAACAGTCCCACCATTGGATCTCTGAGACGTGTCACTGATATCAACTGA
- the aldh18a1 gene encoding delta-1-pyrroline-5-carboxylate synthase isoform X1 translates to MLLQRLTLCSRIPPDSLRHVRWLLTRPLLQAPQGRAHGSSFAHRGELRQAKRIVVKLGSAVVTRGDECGLALGRLASIVEQVAMLQNQGREMMIVTSGAVAFGKQRLRHEILLSQSVRQALHSGQNQLKDMSLPVLEARACAAAGQSGLMALYEAMFTQYSTCTAQVLVTNLDFHDDQKRQNLNSTLQELLRMNIVPIINTNDAVVPPPEPNSDLQGVNVISIKDNDSLAARLAVEMKADLLIALSDVEGLYNSPPGTDDAKLIDIFYPGDQQSITYGTKSRVGIGGMEAKVKAALWALQGGTSVVIANGTHPKVTGQVITDIVEGKKVGTFFSEIKPAGPTVEQQTEMARSTGRTLASLHPDQRSEIICHLAELLTERKEEILAANKMDMDLAVNAGHLPPAMLKRLSLSPAKLNSLAIGLRQIAVAAQDSVGRVLRRTRVAHNLELEQITVPIGVLLVIFEARPDCLPQVSALAIASGNALLLKGGKEAANTNRVLHQLAQEALSMHGVKEAIQLVSTREEVEDLCRLDKMIDLIIPRGSSQLVRDIQRATKGIPVLGHSEGICHVYVDVDASVDKVIKIVRDSKCDYPAACNAMETLLIHRDILRTPLFDQIIDMLRNERVKIHAGPRFVSYLTFSPSEAKSLRTEYGDLECCVEVVDSMQEAVDHIHKYGSSHTDVIITENEDTAEQFLQQLDSACVFRNASSRFADGYRFGLGAEVGISTARIHARGPVGLEGLLTTKWVLRGDGHTAADFSENGTMKYLHENLPIGQPLAGQRDSN, encoded by the exons ATGCTGCTGCAGAGGCTGACACTGTGTTCAAGGATCCCACCGGATTCCCTGAGACACGTACGCTGGTTGCTCACCAGACCACTGTTGCAAG CTCCCCAGGGAAGGGCCCATGGCAGCTCCTTTGCCCACCGCGGTGAACTGCGCCAGGCTAAGAGGATTGTAGTCAAGCTCGGCAGTGCTGTGGTCACCCGCGGTGATGAGTGTGGTCTGGCTCTGGGGAGGCTGGCCTCCATCGTGGAGCAG GTGGCAATGCTGCAGAATCAAGGCAGGGAGATGATGATTGTCACCAGTGGAGCAGTGGCCTTTGGCAAGCAAAGGTTAAGACACGAGATCCTGCTGTCTCAGAGTGTCCGACAGGCCCTGCACTCTGGACAAAATCAACTCAAAGATATG TCTCTGCCAGTGCTTGAGGCCCGGGCCTGCGCTGCGGCTGGACAGAGCGGTCTGATGGCCCTATATGAGGCCATGTTCACCCAGTACAGCACCTGCACCGCACAG GTCCTTGTGACAAATCTGGATTTCCATGATGACCAAAAGAGGCAGAACCTCAACAGCACGCTGCAGGAGCTGTTGCGCATGAACATCGTGCCCATTATCAACACAAACGATGCCGTGGTGCCCCCGCCGGAGCCCAACAGCGACCTGCAGGGGGTAAAT GTGATCAGCATTAAGGACAATGACAGCCTGGCGGCGCGGCTAGCTGTAGAGATGAAGGCTGACCTCCTCATCGCACTGTCTGACGTGGAAG GACTGTACAACAGCCCCCCTGGGACAGATGACGCCAAGCTCATTGACATCTTCTACCCTGGAGACCAGCAGTCCATCACCTATGGTACGAAGTCCAGAGTTGGAATTGGAGGCATGGAGGCTAAG gtCAAAGCTGCCCTCTGGGCGCTGCAAGGTGGCACCTCAGTGGTCATTGCGAATGGCACTCACCCCAAAGTAACAGGTCAGGTCATCACTGACATTGTGGAGGGCAAGAAGGTGGGCACCTTCTTCTCTGAGATCAAACCTGCTG GCCCAACTGTagagcagcagacagaaatGGCACGCAGCACTGGAAGAACACTGGCATCTCTGCACCCAGACCAG AGGAGTGAGATAATCTGCCATCTAGCAGAGCTTTTGActgaaaggaaggaagagattCTGGCTGCCAACAAGATGGACATGGACCTGGCTGTCAATGCAG GCCATTTGCCACCTGCCATGCTGAAGCGTCTGAGCCTGTCACCAGCCAAACTTAACAGTTTGGCTATAGGTCTGCGTCAGATAGCTGTAGCAGCCCAGGACAGTGTGGGTCGTGTGCTGCGCAGGACCAGGGTGGCTCACAACCTGGAGCTGGAGCAGATCACTGTGCCCATTGGGGTTCTTTTGGTCATCTTTGAAGCTCGACCTGACTGCCTGCCACAG GTGTCAGCCTTGGCCATAGCTAGTGGCAACGCCCTCCTTCTGAAGGGAGGCAAGGAGGCGGCCAACACCAACCGTGTCCTCCACCAGCTCGCCCAGGAAGCCCTTTCCATGCACGGAGTCAAAGAGGCTATTCAACTG GTGAGCACTCGTGAGGAGGTGGAGGATCTGTGCCGACTGGACAAGATGATTGATTTGATTATCCCAAGAGGTTCATCCCAGCTGGTGCGAGACATTCAGCGGGCGACCAAGGGCATTCCAGTGCTGGGTCACAGCGAGGGAATCTGCCATGTCTACGTCGATGTAGATGCCAGTGTCGACAAAGTCATTAAGATTG TCAGAGACTCAAAGTGTGATTACCCAGCTGCATGTAATGCCATGGAAACTCTGCTGATCCACCGGGACATCCTCAGGACGCCGCTGTTTGACCAGATCATTGACATGCTGCGCAATGAACGA GTGAAGATCCATGCAGGCCCTCGGTTCGTGTCCTACCTGACATTTAGCCCGTCAGAGGCCAAGTCATTGCGGACAGAGTACGGTGACCTGGAGTGCTGTGTGGAGGTGGTGGACAGCATGCAGGAGGCTGTGGACCATATACACAAGTATGGCAGCTCTCACACGGACGTTATCATCACAGAAAACG aggacacagcagagcagttcctgcagcagctggacaGCGCCTGTGTTTTCCGGAACGCCAGCTCACGTTTTGCTGATGGCTACCGCTTTGGACTGG GAGCAGAGGTAGGTATCAGCACGGCGCGTATCCATGCCCGGGGCCCCGTGGGCCTGGAGGGGCTGCTCACAACCAAGTGGGTTCTGAGAGGTGATGGGCACACGGCAGCCGACTTCTCTGAGAACGGTACCATGAAGTACCTCCATGAAAACCTGCCTATCGGGCAGCCTCTAGCTGGGCAGAGGGACAGCAACTAG
- the crygmxl2 gene encoding crystallin, gamma MX, like 2 — MAMMRKHPLLCNHGEVIHASLSFSFKIIFYEGRNFQGRHWECSSDCMDTFRHFKCCNSIRVSGGHWVAYEKPHYMGYQYILAPGEYPDYHCWMGFNNCIRSCQMFPPYRGSYKMRIFNRPELMGHTMEFMDDCPNLYDRFHHHDIYSCNILEGFWIFYEHPNYRGRQFFLRPGEYRACGDWGCHNPMVGSFRRMRTLM, encoded by the exons ATGGCTATGATGCGCAAACATCCACTGCTCTGCAACCATGGGGAAG TGATACatgcctctctctccttttcattcaaGATAATCTTCTACGAAGGCCGCAACTTCCAGGGCCGCCACTGGGAGTGCAGCAGTGACTGCATGGATACCTTCAGGCACTTCAAATGCTGCAACTCCATCCGTGTCAGTGGTGGTCACTGGGTGGCCTATGAGAAGCCTCACTACATGGGTTACCAATACATCCTCGCCCCTGGCGAGTACCCTGACTACCACTGCTGGATGGGCTTCAACAACTGCATCCGTTCCTGCCAGATGTTCCCCCCT TATAGAGGATCCTACAAGATGAGGATCTTCAACAGGCCTGAGTTGATGGGACACACAATGGAGTTCATGGATGACTGCCCTAACCTGTATGACCGTTTCCATCACCATGACATTTACTCCTGCAACATCCTGGAGGGTTTCTGGATCTTCTACGAGCACCCTAACTACAGGGGACGCCAGTTTTTCCTGCGTCCTGGAGAGTATAGGGCCTGTGGTGACTGGGGCTGCCACAACCCCATGGTGGGCTCATTCAGGAGGATGAGAACTCTCATGTAA
- the aldh18a1 gene encoding delta-1-pyrroline-5-carboxylate synthase isoform X4 — MLLQRLTLCSRIPPDSLRHVRWLLTRPLLQAPQGRAHGSSFAHRGELRQAKRIVVKLGSAVVTRGDECGLALGRLASIVEQVAMLQNQGREMMIVTSGAVAFGKQRLRHEILLSQSVRQALHSGQNQLKDMSLPVLEARACAAAGQSGLMALYEAMFTQYSTCTAQVLVTNLDFHDDQKRQNLNSTLQELLRMNIVPIINTNDAVVPPPEPNSDLQGVNVISIKDNDSLAARLAVEMKADLLIALSDVEGLYNSPPGTDDAKLIDIFYPGDQQSITYGTKSRVGIGGMEAKVKAALWALQGGTSVVIANGTHPKVTGQVITDIVEGKKVGTFFSEIKPAGPTVEQQTEMARSTGRTLASLHPDQRSEIICHLAELLTERKEEILAANKMDMDLAVNAGHLPPAMLKRLSLSPAKLNSLAIGLRQIAVAAQDSVGRVLRRTRVAHNLELEQITVPIGVLLVIFEARPDCLPQVSALAIASGNALLLKGGKEAANTNRVLHQLAQEALSMHGVKEAIQLVSTREEVEDLCRLDKMIDLIIPRGSSQLVRDIQRATKGIPVLGHSEGICHVYVDVDASVDKVIKIVRDSKCDYPAACNAMETLLIHRDILRTPLFDQIIDMLRNERVKIHAGPRFVSYLTFSPSEAKSLRTEYGDLECCVEVVDSMQEAVDHIHKYGSSHTDVIITENGDQNKEMVSSI; from the exons ATGCTGCTGCAGAGGCTGACACTGTGTTCAAGGATCCCACCGGATTCCCTGAGACACGTACGCTGGTTGCTCACCAGACCACTGTTGCAAG CTCCCCAGGGAAGGGCCCATGGCAGCTCCTTTGCCCACCGCGGTGAACTGCGCCAGGCTAAGAGGATTGTAGTCAAGCTCGGCAGTGCTGTGGTCACCCGCGGTGATGAGTGTGGTCTGGCTCTGGGGAGGCTGGCCTCCATCGTGGAGCAG GTGGCAATGCTGCAGAATCAAGGCAGGGAGATGATGATTGTCACCAGTGGAGCAGTGGCCTTTGGCAAGCAAAGGTTAAGACACGAGATCCTGCTGTCTCAGAGTGTCCGACAGGCCCTGCACTCTGGACAAAATCAACTCAAAGATATG TCTCTGCCAGTGCTTGAGGCCCGGGCCTGCGCTGCGGCTGGACAGAGCGGTCTGATGGCCCTATATGAGGCCATGTTCACCCAGTACAGCACCTGCACCGCACAG GTCCTTGTGACAAATCTGGATTTCCATGATGACCAAAAGAGGCAGAACCTCAACAGCACGCTGCAGGAGCTGTTGCGCATGAACATCGTGCCCATTATCAACACAAACGATGCCGTGGTGCCCCCGCCGGAGCCCAACAGCGACCTGCAGGGGGTAAAT GTGATCAGCATTAAGGACAATGACAGCCTGGCGGCGCGGCTAGCTGTAGAGATGAAGGCTGACCTCCTCATCGCACTGTCTGACGTGGAAG GACTGTACAACAGCCCCCCTGGGACAGATGACGCCAAGCTCATTGACATCTTCTACCCTGGAGACCAGCAGTCCATCACCTATGGTACGAAGTCCAGAGTTGGAATTGGAGGCATGGAGGCTAAG gtCAAAGCTGCCCTCTGGGCGCTGCAAGGTGGCACCTCAGTGGTCATTGCGAATGGCACTCACCCCAAAGTAACAGGTCAGGTCATCACTGACATTGTGGAGGGCAAGAAGGTGGGCACCTTCTTCTCTGAGATCAAACCTGCTG GCCCAACTGTagagcagcagacagaaatGGCACGCAGCACTGGAAGAACACTGGCATCTCTGCACCCAGACCAG AGGAGTGAGATAATCTGCCATCTAGCAGAGCTTTTGActgaaaggaaggaagagattCTGGCTGCCAACAAGATGGACATGGACCTGGCTGTCAATGCAG GCCATTTGCCACCTGCCATGCTGAAGCGTCTGAGCCTGTCACCAGCCAAACTTAACAGTTTGGCTATAGGTCTGCGTCAGATAGCTGTAGCAGCCCAGGACAGTGTGGGTCGTGTGCTGCGCAGGACCAGGGTGGCTCACAACCTGGAGCTGGAGCAGATCACTGTGCCCATTGGGGTTCTTTTGGTCATCTTTGAAGCTCGACCTGACTGCCTGCCACAG GTGTCAGCCTTGGCCATAGCTAGTGGCAACGCCCTCCTTCTGAAGGGAGGCAAGGAGGCGGCCAACACCAACCGTGTCCTCCACCAGCTCGCCCAGGAAGCCCTTTCCATGCACGGAGTCAAAGAGGCTATTCAACTG GTGAGCACTCGTGAGGAGGTGGAGGATCTGTGCCGACTGGACAAGATGATTGATTTGATTATCCCAAGAGGTTCATCCCAGCTGGTGCGAGACATTCAGCGGGCGACCAAGGGCATTCCAGTGCTGGGTCACAGCGAGGGAATCTGCCATGTCTACGTCGATGTAGATGCCAGTGTCGACAAAGTCATTAAGATTG TCAGAGACTCAAAGTGTGATTACCCAGCTGCATGTAATGCCATGGAAACTCTGCTGATCCACCGGGACATCCTCAGGACGCCGCTGTTTGACCAGATCATTGACATGCTGCGCAATGAACGA GTGAAGATCCATGCAGGCCCTCGGTTCGTGTCCTACCTGACATTTAGCCCGTCAGAGGCCAAGTCATTGCGGACAGAGTACGGTGACCTGGAGTGCTGTGTGGAGGTGGTGGACAGCATGCAGGAGGCTGTGGACCATATACACAAGTATGGCAGCTCTCACACGGACGTTATCATCACAGAAAACG GTGATCAGAATAAAGAAATGGTGAGCAGCATTTGA
- the aldh18a1 gene encoding delta-1-pyrroline-5-carboxylate synthase isoform X3, producing the protein MLLQRLTLCSRIPPDSLRHVRWLLTRPLLQAPQGRAHGSSFAHRGELRQAKRIVVKLGSAVVTRGDECGLALGRLASIVEQVAMLQNQGREMMIVTSGAVAFGKQRLRHEILLSQSVRQALHSGQNQLKDMSLPVLEARACAAAGQSGLMALYEAMFTQYSTCTAQVLVTNLDFHDDQKRQNLNSTLQELLRMNIVPIINTNDAVVPPPEPNSDLQGVNVISIKDNDSLAARLAVEMKADLLIALSDVEGLYNSPPGTDDAKLIDIFYPGDQQSITYGTKSRVGIGGMEAKVKAALWALQGGTSVVIANGTHPKVTGQVITDIVEGKKVGTFFSEIKPAGPTVEQQTEMARSTGRTLASLHPDQRSEIICHLAELLTERKEEILAANKMDMDLAVNAGHLPPAMLKRLSLSPAKLNSLAIGLRQIAVAAQDSVGRVLRRTRVAHNLELEQITVPIGVLLVIFEARPDCLPQVSALAIASGNALLLKGGKEAANTNRVLHQLAQEALSMHGVKEAIQLVSTREEVEDLCRLDKMIDLIIPRGSSQLVRDIQRATKGIPVLGHSEGICHVYVDVDASVDKVIKIVRDSKCDYPAACNAMETLLIHRDILRTPLFDQIIDMLRNERVKIHAGPRFVSYLTFSPSEAKSLRTEYGDLECCVEVVDSMQEAVDHIHKYGSSHTDVIITENVKGVLLPSSDHRRGHSRAVPAAAGQRLCFPERQLTFC; encoded by the exons ATGCTGCTGCAGAGGCTGACACTGTGTTCAAGGATCCCACCGGATTCCCTGAGACACGTACGCTGGTTGCTCACCAGACCACTGTTGCAAG CTCCCCAGGGAAGGGCCCATGGCAGCTCCTTTGCCCACCGCGGTGAACTGCGCCAGGCTAAGAGGATTGTAGTCAAGCTCGGCAGTGCTGTGGTCACCCGCGGTGATGAGTGTGGTCTGGCTCTGGGGAGGCTGGCCTCCATCGTGGAGCAG GTGGCAATGCTGCAGAATCAAGGCAGGGAGATGATGATTGTCACCAGTGGAGCAGTGGCCTTTGGCAAGCAAAGGTTAAGACACGAGATCCTGCTGTCTCAGAGTGTCCGACAGGCCCTGCACTCTGGACAAAATCAACTCAAAGATATG TCTCTGCCAGTGCTTGAGGCCCGGGCCTGCGCTGCGGCTGGACAGAGCGGTCTGATGGCCCTATATGAGGCCATGTTCACCCAGTACAGCACCTGCACCGCACAG GTCCTTGTGACAAATCTGGATTTCCATGATGACCAAAAGAGGCAGAACCTCAACAGCACGCTGCAGGAGCTGTTGCGCATGAACATCGTGCCCATTATCAACACAAACGATGCCGTGGTGCCCCCGCCGGAGCCCAACAGCGACCTGCAGGGGGTAAAT GTGATCAGCATTAAGGACAATGACAGCCTGGCGGCGCGGCTAGCTGTAGAGATGAAGGCTGACCTCCTCATCGCACTGTCTGACGTGGAAG GACTGTACAACAGCCCCCCTGGGACAGATGACGCCAAGCTCATTGACATCTTCTACCCTGGAGACCAGCAGTCCATCACCTATGGTACGAAGTCCAGAGTTGGAATTGGAGGCATGGAGGCTAAG gtCAAAGCTGCCCTCTGGGCGCTGCAAGGTGGCACCTCAGTGGTCATTGCGAATGGCACTCACCCCAAAGTAACAGGTCAGGTCATCACTGACATTGTGGAGGGCAAGAAGGTGGGCACCTTCTTCTCTGAGATCAAACCTGCTG GCCCAACTGTagagcagcagacagaaatGGCACGCAGCACTGGAAGAACACTGGCATCTCTGCACCCAGACCAG AGGAGTGAGATAATCTGCCATCTAGCAGAGCTTTTGActgaaaggaaggaagagattCTGGCTGCCAACAAGATGGACATGGACCTGGCTGTCAATGCAG GCCATTTGCCACCTGCCATGCTGAAGCGTCTGAGCCTGTCACCAGCCAAACTTAACAGTTTGGCTATAGGTCTGCGTCAGATAGCTGTAGCAGCCCAGGACAGTGTGGGTCGTGTGCTGCGCAGGACCAGGGTGGCTCACAACCTGGAGCTGGAGCAGATCACTGTGCCCATTGGGGTTCTTTTGGTCATCTTTGAAGCTCGACCTGACTGCCTGCCACAG GTGTCAGCCTTGGCCATAGCTAGTGGCAACGCCCTCCTTCTGAAGGGAGGCAAGGAGGCGGCCAACACCAACCGTGTCCTCCACCAGCTCGCCCAGGAAGCCCTTTCCATGCACGGAGTCAAAGAGGCTATTCAACTG GTGAGCACTCGTGAGGAGGTGGAGGATCTGTGCCGACTGGACAAGATGATTGATTTGATTATCCCAAGAGGTTCATCCCAGCTGGTGCGAGACATTCAGCGGGCGACCAAGGGCATTCCAGTGCTGGGTCACAGCGAGGGAATCTGCCATGTCTACGTCGATGTAGATGCCAGTGTCGACAAAGTCATTAAGATTG TCAGAGACTCAAAGTGTGATTACCCAGCTGCATGTAATGCCATGGAAACTCTGCTGATCCACCGGGACATCCTCAGGACGCCGCTGTTTGACCAGATCATTGACATGCTGCGCAATGAACGA GTGAAGATCCATGCAGGCCCTCGGTTCGTGTCCTACCTGACATTTAGCCCGTCAGAGGCCAAGTCATTGCGGACAGAGTACGGTGACCTGGAGTGCTGTGTGGAGGTGGTGGACAGCATGCAGGAGGCTGTGGACCATATACACAAGTATGGCAGCTCTCACACGGACGTTATCATCACAGAAAACG TGAAGGGTGTGCTGCTGCCATCTAGTGACCACAGAAG aggacacagcagagcagttcctgcagcagctggacaGCGCCTGTGTTTTCCGGAACGCCAGCTCACGTTTTGCTGA